A region of Vanessa cardui chromosome 1, ilVanCard2.1, whole genome shotgun sequence DNA encodes the following proteins:
- the LOC124533644 gene encoding uncharacterized protein LOC124533644 → MSYNNAVLVGNWSEERLKNEYEFKLFLRKRDRRELLLQRSRTLFSNLLKERPLAISGTFVLYGFNVQVVASDMPVKNSATRGKTGLALSSLVNERQVDYMQNINDGCLMTLSPITTPCCRNTFVVLSTKDQNVYGEKVNYGDEFILKAENYGDPQAPPLYVRYSVEGVPGPADRMPISLSTTKDSSCRWTTMPLLPRDRLEGLGSPIKTSARLVIKNCVADKSLCIMNQNWMQTFFGPYKLNKFLEQMKRGDLMLAKYRKMSENLNKPTVLTQSSGTIGFGAKISLLAPHVPATDPPRDDKKGLLLGGRITTNEINYSQDLEDGCTLVGLTNIQPAERSTFIITSADYCNREEETLKYNQEFLLTVSSSVARNKPLYVRYDPNPIPGLSGMFPLYLSKHPVSNTRWRILPIQGPNITRFEQEGKPVQVNTDIIINHCATNVNLGINIGCWAMGFHGKLCAPLMKTSLDVYGKELPSNIWQIYIPIAN, encoded by the exons atGAGTTATAATAATGCTGTTTTAGTTGGAAATTGGAGTGAAGAAAGGCTTAAAAATGag TACGAGTTTAAGCTGTTTCTGCGCAAACGAGATAGGCGTGAACTTTTGCTACAACGTTCAAGAACTTTATTCAGTAATTTACTTAAAGAg AGACCGTTAGCTATTAGTGGGACGTTTGTCCTATATGGTTTTAACGTTCAGGTTGTGGCCTCGGATATGCCAg TAAAAAACAGTGCAACTCGAGGTAAGACAGGATTGGCTTTATCGAGTCTGGTTAACGAAAGGCAAGTGGATTACatgcaaaatattaatgacGGCTGCTTGATGACATTGTCGCCAATCACAACACCCTGTTGTAGAAATACCTTCGTTGTACTAAG CACTAAAGATCAGAATGTCTATGGCGAGAAAGTGAATTATGGGGACGAGTTTATATTAAAGGCGGAAAATTACGGTGATCCTcag GCCCCGCCTTTGTATGTACGATACTCAGTAGAGGGTGTGCCGGGGCCTGCAGACAGAATGCCTATTAGCTTAAGTACTACAAAAGATAGCAGTTGTCGTTGGACAACAATGCCTCTTCTTCCTCGAGATCGCCTTGAAGGTCTCGGTAGTCCCataaag acCAGCGCAAGACTCGTCATAAAAAATTGCGTAGCGGACAAGAGTTTATGTATAATGAATCAAAATTGGATGCAAACCTTTTTCGGACCC TACAAACTAAACAAATTCCTCGAGCAAATGAAAAGAGGTGATTTGATGTTGgctaaatatagaaaaatgtcTGAAAACCTTAATAAGCCAACAGTGTTGACTCAATCGTCGGGCACTATTGGCTTTGGCGCTAAAATTTCCCTCCTCGCGCCCCACGTGCCAG CAACAGATCCGCCGAGGGATGATAAAAAAGGTTTACTTCTCGGAGGTCGGATAAcgacaaatgaaattaattattctcaAGACCTGGAGGATGGATGTACTTTAGTAGGCCTAACAAATATTCAACCCGCAGAAAGAAGCACTTTCATTATAACCAGCGCTGATTATTGCAACCGTGAAGAAGAAACTCTTAAATATAATCAGGAATTTCTTCTAACCGTTTCGTCTTCCGTTGCAAGGAATAAG CCCCTTTATGTAAGATATGATCCAAACCCAATACCTGGCCTCAGCGGAATGTTTCCACTATACCTTAGCAAACATCCGGTATCTAATACAAGATGGCGCATCCTGCCTATTCAGGGACCAAATATTACTAGATTTGAGCAAGAGGGGAAACCAGTGCAA GTAAATACGGACATCATAATCAATCACTGTGCCACTAATGTGAACTTAGGTATTAACATTGGCTGCTGGGCAATGGGATTTCATGGAAAa cTTTGTGCGCCTTTGATGAAAACAAGCTTAGATGTATATGGAAAGGAATTGCCAAGCAATATCTGGCAAATATACATTCCTATtgctaattaa
- the LOC124533486 gene encoding zinc finger protein 687-like, with the protein MSSDINCDRLTIKNILFTKALPNYTIPVTTDGYKIFPCTDCGDKFLFESSYNDHINRKSLKITYFCRYCSKIIINKNRCRLLSHIRSHAFKTATINVSDIKIEPLPIQDINWTLPHNSQVEVQTTIEDNCNTCYECRESINRTNKIHEDRAAHYMKYTNMVYSCPVCMFSLPSICAITAHLRIHLRIPPYYCPECGIHLSTKSISYPYNHDCEGFNMIRATTRIKCPNKLCNKIIHPNDFRMHVKSHMKKVYKCLLCSVMWFNAPPKIQHYPCKTNDKLLSCFSCQICPNQLLVKNEVNKHLNFHYKHLTEQNLNHVYPCMSCNYICYELHNLINHFINKHASNEMKKMLIKIFHDNSTKANKGYYRVVKKCDKCLRSFIYRCEYESIKILPNECPYKCSPNKITYTQKETNENLQIVCYLCKNKISENWDDIKKHFAIFHKNHKCLDLKVMLTKIDTDITRPKNKSLNLKSKRNIKQRLKNKFRKINNDTKRKINIPLQSPIEHGPINENVCHICNYQCEDKQMLETHIITHRDPCMAYQCLECGQCFVVKPSFSTHLLLQHNIADVNEYINKKQCYNESALLKQPNNTNSEDEPIQENQCKICRDQFENPIDLEKHFRVHGMAFLMKNTNKNNSP; encoded by the exons ATGAGTTCAGATATTAATTGTGACAGActgactattaaaaatattttatttaccaaagCTTTACCAAACTACACAATTCCTGTAACAACAGATGGCTATAAAATCTTCCCTTGTACTGATTGTGGAGATAA GTTTCTCTTTGAATCCAGCTATAATGATCATATAAACCGGAAGTCTTTGAAGATCACATATTTTTGTCGATACtgcagtaaaattataataaacaagaaTCGATGCAGGTTGTTATCTCATATCAGATCCCATGCATTTAAGACAGCTACGATAAATGTCAGTGACATTAAAATTGAACCCCTGCCAATTCAAGATATTAATTGGACTTTACCACACAACTCTCAAGTTGAAGTTCAGACAACAATTGAAGACAACTGTAACACATGTTATGAATGCAGAGAAAGTATAAACagaacaaataaaattcatGAAGACAGAGCTGcacattatatgaaatatacaaatatggtaTATTCATGTCCGGTCTGTATGTTTTCATTACCAAGTATATGTGCAATAACGGCACATTTACGTATTCATTTAAGAATTCCTCCTTATTACTGCCCAGAATGCGGCATTCATTTGTCTACCAAAAGTATTTCCTACCCATATAATCATGATTGTGAAGGTTTTAATATGATCAGAGCTACTACAAGAATTAAGTGTCCCAACAAactttgtaacaaaattattcaCCCTAATGATTTCAGGATGCATGTTAAAAGTCACATGAAAAAAGTTTACAAATGCCTCTTGTGTTCAGTGATGTGGTTTAATGCACCACCTAAAATTCAACATTATCCATGTAAGACCAATGATAAGCTTTTAAGTTGTTTTTCATGTCAAATATGTCCAAATCAACTATTGGTCAAAAATGAAGTTAACAAACATTTGAACTttcattataaacatttaacagAACAAAACCTTAATCATGTATATCCATGCATGTCTTGTAATTACATATGCTatgaattacataatttaatcaaccattttataaataaacatgcatccaatgaaatgaaaaaaatgttaataaaaatatttcatgataaCAGTACTAAAGCTAACAAGGGTTATTATCGCGTAGTTAAAAAATGTGACAAATGTTTGAGAAGTTTCATATACAGGTGTGAGTatgaaagtataaaaattttaccaaatGAGTGCCCTTATAAATGTTCTCCAAATAAGATTACATACACACAGAAGGAGACAAATGAAAATCTTCAAATTGTGTGCTATTTATGTAAGAATAAGATTAGTGAAAattgggatgatattaaaaaacattttgctATTTTTCATAAGAACCATAAATGCTTAGATCTAAAAGTGATGTTAACCAAAATCGATACAGATATTACTCGTCCGAAAAATAAGAGTTTAAACCTTAAAagcaaaagaaatataaagcaaagattaaaaaataagttcagaaaaataaataacgataccaaaagaaaaattaatataccaTTACAGTCGCCAATTGAACATGGGCCAATCAATGAAAATGTATGTCACATATGCAATTACCAGTGTGAAGATAAGCAAATGCTTGAAACTCATATAATTACTCACAGAGACCCATGTATGGCATATCAATGTCTTGAATGTGGGCAGTGCTTTGTTGTTAAACCTTCTTTTTCAACACACTTACTGTTACAACATAACATAGCAGACGTTAacgaatatatcaataaaaaacaatgctATAATGAATCTGCTTTGTTAAAACAACCTAATAATACGAATTCCGAAGATGAACCAATTCAAGAAAATCAATGTAAAATTTGTAGAGATCAATTTGAAAATCCTATCGATTTAGAAAAGCACTTCAGAGTTCATGGCATGGCATTTCTtatgaaaaatacaaataaaaataatagtccaTAA
- the LOC124533562 gene encoding cartilage-associated protein-like → MIIMYNKLAKLIIFISIIVHCECLKFSSLDTVYKKAVDAFSKERWSECILQFEGSLHLYKVYKTINVNCRLKCKSENHNTFTGNIDDLKIFEYFLTLKDCLSQCQKEEFESVHMYNNVSDAILYNMQSKKPYEYLHLCYFEMNALPKAASAAYTYLVANSDDIAMKRNVEYYIQQPEVDVKEVTDLESEDYQILYKLGIQAYKSNNWGNTIANMEETLTDYLTWENSCRAECEHQSEQEVSPEFIITVANNILPLLICRQKCQENLKPLYDSGAELLADVLNYLQISYYHSDRFDDAAKAVASYLTIFPSDEDMLENKRMYETLVQQKSFTERTDIVHYLKRDKYEKHLLNFFLKQDNSDLNANSI, encoded by the coding sequence atgatcatCATGTATAACAAACTAGCtaagcttataatatttataagtattattgtGCATTGTGAGtgtcttaaattttcatcaCTAGATACAGTTTACAAAAAAGCGGTAGATGCGTTTTCAAAAGAAAGATGGTCTGAGTGTATATTACAATTTGAAGGAtcattacatttatacaaagtttacaaaacaataaatgttaACTGTAGGCTAAAATGCAAATCAGAAAATCATAACACATTCACTGGAAATATAGATGATCTTaagatatttgaatatttcCTTACTCTAAAAGATTGTTTATCTCAATGCCAGAAAGAAGAGTTTGAAAGtgttcatatgtataataatgtatCTGATGCAATATTATACAACATGCAATCAAAAAAGCCAtatgaatatttacatttatgttacTTTGAAATGAATGCCTTACCGAAAGCAGCTTCAGCTGCATACACTTATCTTGTAGCTAACTCTGATGATATAGCAATGAAAAGAAATGTGGAGTACTACATACAGCAACCTGAAGTTGATGTTAAGGAAGTAACAGATCTAGAAAGTGAAGACTatcaaatcttatataaattagGCATACAAGCTTACAAAAGTAACAACTGGGGTAATACAATCGCCAACATGGAGGAAACTCTAACAGATTATCTAACATGGGAGAATTCATGTCGTGCAGAATGTGAACATCAATCGGAGCAAGAAGTGTCTCCtgaatttataataactgtTGCCAATAATATATTACCTCTCCTTATATGCAGGCAAAAGTGCCAGGAAAATCTAAAACCATTGTATGATTCTGGTGCTGAGTTATTAGCTGATGTATTGAATTATTTGCAAATTTCTTATTATCACTCAGACAGATTTGATGATGCTGCTAAAGCAGTTGCTAgctatttaacaatatttcctAGCGATGAAGATATGTTGGAAAATAAACGGATGTATGAAACACTTGTTCAGCAAAAAAGTTTTACAGAAAGAACAGATATTGTTCACTATTTAAAGCGggataaatatgaaaaacatttgttaaatttttttcttaaacaagATAATAGTGATCTTAATGCCAATTCAATATAG
- the LOC124533723 gene encoding E3 ubiquitin-protein ligase RNF4-like: MGNNSEDDVIDLTSSFTLVDQRALANVIIVLDCEESFNSSWQTVCVAKKHSKALTRSIEKNSSGSQKKDKAGNIKKKKKIGDCPICMDELGKCPMSSTNCGHVFCSNCLEQSLKIEKRCPTCRKHLKGKFAYHPLYLSSD; the protein is encoded by the exons atgGGTAATAATAGCGAAGATGATGTGATTGATCTTACATCTTCTTTTACATTAGTTGATCAACGCGCTTTAGCGAACGTTATAATTGTCCTCGACTGTGAAGAATCTTTCAATTCATCTTGGCAGACTGTATGTGTTGCTAAGAAACATTCAAAAGCTTTAACACGTTCTATCGAAAAG AATTCGAGTGGATCACAAAAGAAAGATAAAgcaggaaatataaaaaaaaaaaaaaaaattggtgatTGTCCTATTTGTATGGATGAGCTTGGAAAGTGCCCAATGTCTTCTACAAATTGTGGGCACGTATTCTGCAGTAACTGCTTGGAACAATCACTAAAAATTGAAAAACGATGTCCTACTTGTCGAAAGCATCTTAAAGGAAAATTTGCATATCATCCTTTATACTTAAGTAGTGattaa